One Alkalispirochaeta americana genomic window, CTGGGAAGCACCAACTGCCTCATCTTTGGCCTGCTTTCCTGGAAAACCTACCGGAAACATCCCCGGGGAACTCCCCATTATAACGCAGCTCCCTGGCTTCTGGCCCTTTTCCTGGCGCTCTCTGCCGGATTCGCCTCGGCCTGGTATCAGGACAGTCTTTCCTACCGGATCGCTCCGCATCTTCTGCCCTTCACCTTTTCGTTCCGCCTGCTCTATGGACCGCTCATCTTCGGCTTTTCCTGGGCGCTTTTGGGGCACTCCACCCCTTCCCGATTCAGAACAGCCCTGCATCTGACTCCGTTTTACGTACACCTGGTCCTCCTCGTGCCCCTTATGGGGCGTAGCGGAGGCGAAAAAATACTGTTCTGGGAACAGACAAGGTGGATCTCACAGTTCTACTCGATGGCGATCATCCTTCAGATTGTTCACCTTCTTGTTTACATGATTTGCACCCTGGCAGTTATCCAGCGATCAACCCGTCCCCCCCTGACCGTCTGGAACCCCACGGCCGGTCTTCGCGCCCCCTCATCCCGCAGAGAGGAACTGTCGTGGCTGAGCAACATCCTTGTGGCGGTGGCGGTGGTCCTGGGAATCTTTACCTTTATGACCGGTGCCTTCATCCTGGGGGCATCGCCGGAGATCATTCTCTTCACGCGCAGAATGAACGAAGCGCTTCTCTTTGTCGCAATCCATCTCCTGGCCTATCAGGGCATCCGGTACGGAACACTCCTGGCTCCTTCAGAAACTCCCCAAAGACGAGGGCTGGATCGGTCCCAGACAGAAGAAGCGAGCCAGGCTGATAATACCGGAGGTGCCACCGCAGCCGACGCACCCCAGGACTCGAAGGAGCATTTCGACCTTTCCGACTCTGCAGCTCAGGCGCTTGCCCGCCAGGCCGACGAGCATATCCGGAGGACCCTGGCCTTTTTGGACCCCGCCCTCTCTCCCGGAGATCTGGCCCAGGAGATGGATGTCCACCCCCACAATCTCTCCCATGCGATAAACAACGTACTGGGTCAGCGCTTTTCCCACTACATGAACGGCTATCGCGCAGAATACGCCCGACGGTTACTTATTTCCTCCTCGCACGGGGCTACTCCTCTCACAGAAATAGCCCGGATGTCTGGATTTCGTTCAAAATCCTGCTTCAACGCAACCTTCAGGAGCTGCTACGGATGCACACCCTCGGAGTTTCGAAAAAAATCCGCAGTTTCACCTGGTCCGTCACGAAGTGACCACTCCAGCCCCTCTCATGAATGAACACGAAACCGGGAGACCAGTTCCTTCAGGTGCTCCGCCTGGGTTTGCAAATCCTGCGCCGCCGAGGCCAAGGTAGCGGTCTGGCCTGACTGTTCTTCGCTGGTAGCAGCCACTTCTTCCGAGGCCGAGGCTGTCTGCTGAACCATCTGATCCAACTGAACCAGGGCCTCGCTCACCGAAGTTGCCCCCTGACTCATCTCTTTACTGGAGGAGCTTATTTCCTGCACCAGATCGGCCGTACGGCGAATGTTTGGAACCATAGCATCCAGAACCTGTCGGGCACCCTCGGCAGTAGCCACGGAATCGGTACTCACTGTACGAATCTCCCGGGCCGCACTGGCCGAGTTCTCGGCAAGTTTTTTCACCTGGGAAGCCACCACGGCAAAGCCCTTCCCGTTCTCCCCTGCCCGGGCAGCTTCTATGGCCGCATTCAGGGAAAGCATATTGGTTTCTCGTGCGATATCTTCGATAACAGAAATTCTTTCGGCGATTTGCTTCATGGCTTCCACCGTAGCCTGGACCGCGACCCCGCCATCCCGGGCTCTCCGGGCAGATTCCAGAGCAATTTTTTCCGTCATTTCGGCGTTATCGGAACTCTGGCGAATATTGGCAGCTATCTGCTCCATCGAGGCTGAAACCTCCTCCACCGATGCGGCCTGCTCCGATGCTCCTTGCGACAACTGCTCGGCAATGGCCGCCATCTGGCGGGATCCCTGGGCTGTGTCCTGACCGATCCCGAGCAGGGCCTCGCTCCCGGAGGAGACCTTCAGGGAACAGCTTTGGATTCCCGCCACCACTTCCCGCAAGGTTCGGTTCATCCGGTCAAAGGCGTGGGCCATCGTACCGATCTCGTCACGTAACGCCAAATCCTGCTCTTCAACGTCCTGGGTCAGGTCCCCCGAAGCCAGAAGATCCATGAAATCAGCTGCTTCGTGGACATGGTTGCCCACCCACCCGGCAAGAAGACGACCCACCACCATGATTCCAACCAGAGCAAACAGTACCAGGGGTATAATTGCCGCTATCATCCGGTAGATCGGCGCGTGGAGATCGCGAAAAGGAAGGAGATAAACCATTCCCCAGTTGGAAGATCCGGGAATTGCCGAGAAAATGGCCTGCATCCGGGTACCGTCGGGACGGGCAAAATCTTCTCTCCCCGAGTCTCCCTGAAGGATTCTCTCTCCCACTCGATCCAGGTTCACATATCCGGGAGCGTCCATAACATTAAGTTCCATGACGATGTCGGGGTCTGGATGGGCGATGACTATTCCCTGGCCATCCACAACCGCGCCAAACCCTTCCTGACCAAAGTGCATGTCCCGGGTTATCACGCTCAGATCTTCGAGGGCAACCGAAGCGATTACCGCCCCAACCAGATCCCCCTGAT contains:
- a CDS encoding helix-turn-helix transcriptional regulator encodes the protein MTHPATQPGLIAFSVVSLLGSTNCLIFGLLSWKTYRKHPRGTPHYNAAPWLLALFLALSAGFASAWYQDSLSYRIAPHLLPFTFSFRLLYGPLIFGFSWALLGHSTPSRFRTALHLTPFYVHLVLLVPLMGRSGGEKILFWEQTRWISQFYSMAIILQIVHLLVYMICTLAVIQRSTRPPLTVWNPTAGLRAPSSRREELSWLSNILVAVAVVLGIFTFMTGAFILGASPEIILFTRRMNEALLFVAIHLLAYQGIRYGTLLAPSETPQRRGLDRSQTEEASQADNTGGATAADAPQDSKEHFDLSDSAAQALARQADEHIRRTLAFLDPALSPGDLAQEMDVHPHNLSHAINNVLGQRFSHYMNGYRAEYARRLLISSSHGATPLTEIARMSGFRSKSCFNATFRSCYGCTPSEFRKKSAVSPGPSRSDHSSPSHE
- a CDS encoding methyl-accepting chemotaxis protein — its product is MYRFRSLQGRMIACFGGAAVLLLSLMGGLLLWQMMRIQSETIRDMSREIVSARGAETGRWLEGNIDLVQQYSLQPVIRQGDLEEIRSYLLDLHYYLPGHLENLSFVDTQGNLITSQDVRGNLLDRGYIQDIYSRGYRYAVSNGLISRSTGNPFVAIAHEVRDHQGDLVGAVIASVALEDLSVITRDMHFGQEGFGAVVDGQGIVIAHPDPDIVMELNVMDAPGYVNLDRVGERILQGDSGREDFARPDGTRMQAIFSAIPGSSNWGMVYLLPFRDLHAPIYRMIAAIIPLVLFALVGIMVVGRLLAGWVGNHVHEAADFMDLLASGDLTQDVEEQDLALRDEIGTMAHAFDRMNRTLREVVAGIQSCSLKVSSGSEALLGIGQDTAQGSRQMAAIAEQLSQGASEQAASVEEVSASMEQIAANIRQSSDNAEMTEKIALESARRARDGGVAVQATVEAMKQIAERISVIEDIARETNMLSLNAAIEAARAGENGKGFAVVASQVKKLAENSASAAREIRTVSTDSVATAEGARQVLDAMVPNIRRTADLVQEISSSSKEMSQGATSVSEALVQLDQMVQQTASASEEVAATSEEQSGQTATLASAAQDLQTQAEHLKELVSRFRVHS